acTCAGACAGACTGATGGTGGCTGATGCACTGAATCCGATGCtccaaaattatgaatatttaaaatatgcactatccttataaataaactgcatggttgcaatccaaacaactacattctcaactaaaaatgGGAGGTGTGTCACGGACGCTGCCCTCTTTGTTCTGCTGCCCTAGGCGGCCGCCTGGGTCGCCTCTTTGGATGCGCCGGTTTTGGTCACCatggatattaacagcagatagATTCAATGAGCTTTAAACAAgcgatcttgtttctcccagaacgatagcagattttcctctgatgactcctctagctaaaactttaaacagtgggctactcttgcacttcatccattattttgGGCGTCTCATCATCCCATTCTGCAAAGCTCACTCTCTGCTTTTTCACTGGTCCACACTGCCATGTCCCGCTACATCCACCCGCAAGCGAGCCGCaattaattataatgtattttttgatTAGCCGACCGACCCGCGTATTATCTGCAGCACCCGCTGATATAACCGCCATCTGCGCATCACTAGTTATATAGGTGATGTCATTGTGTACATGTTCATTGAAGTGTATTTGTggattaagtgtatgtgttgtcctcaaaGACTTTGAtgcttggcatcatctcttcactggTCTTGGATCTTATCAAGTGGTGCTGCACAGTCTCTAGAGGACTCGGGATgagcatccccaggtggaaatagagaacaaagaaaataattagagtAGTTGCTGTTTATAATGTATTCGAACAAGAGGTATTGCAAGTGctgtaaatgaaaatagcagttaaacaaacaaacatggagATTAACATATCAAACATAGACGTATTTCTAACAATGTCCCTGATGTAATAACACAGAAAGAGTGTGTCCtacagcagtggtccccaacctgtTATCATAGCAgactggtcaacgcttgacaattttatctcatttttcaaaataaaagattgtatagacccagataataaataaaaactaacataattaatgatttcttgtgcagcccagtaccaattgataattttgttttgaactgagagagggTGTCTGATGCTaggacattatcaggaagactATTTCAGGGTTTATGAGCCATATAtgaaaaggctcgacctcctttagtggacttatTCTCTTTGTTATAAAAGCccttgagttttgagatcttaaaacgtgggttggattgtagtgagacagaaggttggttagataaacaggagctacactatttaaagctttataggcagaaagacaatattttataatcattatgGAACTTAACATGCAGCCAGTGTAAAGATGATAAAATGAGGTTCATATGAGGATTTtcttgacctggtaagaactctggcagctgcatttccCACTAACTGAGTTTTATTAATAGATGATTCCAGGGAACCAgtcaacagagcattacagtaatccagtctaGAAGCATAAATTAGCTTTTCTGCGTCTGAGATAGATAGCATGCTTAGCAATATTTTCAGATAGgctgtttttgtgacatgggagagATGGCATTCAAAATTGTTGTTAATAAGTGTTGAATAAGCGTAGCTTGTATTCAAGCAACAGGAAGAATTTGTAGGCATAGTAATGCTGGAAGATATGAGGAAAAGGCAGGCTTTTTGATCATTTTGGAGCTGGCTGCACAATTATCTCAATACTACTGCTCCCTGAAAAGCAAGCGTATAGTTTAAGTTCTCCAGTAAGGATAGGTGAGAGCTGGCTTTTTTGCTGGAATTTAGTAACCtggaatgggaaaaaaaaaaaacgttctaaTAAGTCACTGGTCATTTACACATGTGTGGATTGGTAAAGAGACGGTGGACGCACATAGCTGAACTGCAGCTGCACAGAATAACTGTGTAACTGCATTTACTGCTGTAAATCTAATGTGACAGTAAAATTTGTCTAAAACTATAGTTTAAACATAGGATTAATAAGTACACATTTCAAGAGAAGCTAAAAATTCATTGTCTTTTAAGCTAATCATCTTCATCTTCCTTACaggttttaaaaaaaagcttaaaacatGTCTGAAGAACTCAATAACACACAGAAGCAGGTAACTTCTATTATCCCCTTTCAACACAATACTGTAAGTGACTGTTGTTTGTTATTCTTTAGCCAGTGAATTGGAATTGAGCTTAATGTTGTCTACTCCACAAAAAGCAGACTAACAGCAATAATGAGCATGAGATGTCACAAGCTATAGGAACATTATTTAGGTTgtgttgattattatatttttaggtTTATAATTTAGGTCTATGATGAGTATTCTATTATGAAATATGTGCTGTAAGTACAAATAgataataatgatgaaaaaaaCGTAGACAGATAATAAGTGATTATGTGTTTACATGTGGCACAAAGTCACAACCATGCAAACAAAGCCAAATGCATTTAGTCATCAATCTAAACAGATTTAATTCAGCATTATTTATGGCAATGGTGTATGAAATACTGTAAAGCAATGTGGTCACACAGTTGTATGATTATTCttacaaacaaataatacaaGATTTAATGAAActcactatttaaaaatataaaattaaagctCAACACTTCTGTGGTTTTATACACTATTATATCCGCCCACTAGTCTAGATGCTTTCAGGATGTTATCTATTCTCAGGATGTCGTTGAGGTTTAGCTGAACTGAAAGAGACAACGGAAATGTGAAACACTAGTTTCTATGATATACACCAGTGCAAGCAAATTgattaaaatttttacatttatgcatttagcagATGTTTTAATCCAAAGTGATTTACACATGTGAACACACACCCGGGGCTGGTTGCACAAGCAGTGCGTAAGTTAAAACATAGCCGAGTTCAATCTTCTTCTCACAacttcattcaatcaatcattttcttttcggcttaatcccattattaatcaggggtcaccacaggggaatgaaccaccaacttatccagcatatgttttaatgtttaatgtttaagggatgcccttccagccacaacccaacactgggaaacacccatacacactcatttacacacatacactacggccaatttagatcattcaattagtgcatgtctttggattgtgggggaaaccggagcacccggaggaaacccatgccaacacgaggagaacatgcaaactccaaacagaaatgccaattgacccagccggggctcgaaccagcgacctttttgctgtgaggcgatcatgctacccactgcgccaacgtgAAGCCCATTACTAAATATTTctgtgttgcaccactgaacttgTGCATTTCGCGTGCTCGCGATGCATGTGTGTGCGTTGACTGCAGTGACTGACTGAAATTTACTgaactataaaaatgtaatttgccatttaatttttttataggaCAGTTAGATGTACAGTtgggtccataaatatttggacattgacacaattctaaacatttttggctctatacaccaacacaatggatttgacaTGAAACGAACAAgttgtgctttaactgcagactgccagctttaatttgagggtatttacatccaaatcaggtgaacgctgtaggaattccaacagtttgcatatgtgcctcctacttgttaagggtccaataGTAACTGGacagactaataataataaatcaaactgtCACTTTtgaatacttggttgcaaatcctttgcagtcaattacagcctgaagtctggaatgcgtagacatcaccagatgctgggtttgcattcctggtggtgctctgtcAGGCCTCTgctgcaactgtcttcagtttctgtttgttcttggggcattttcccttcagttttgtcttcagcaagtgaaatgcaagcttAGTTGGATTCAggatcaggtgattgacttggccattgcataacattccacttctttcccttcaaaaactctttggttgcttttgcagtatgctttggatcattctccatctgcactgtaaaGCACCGttcaatgagttctgaagcatttagctgaatatgagcagaaaatattgcctgaaacacttcagaattatCCTGCtgtttttgtcagcagtcacatcaataaatacaattgaaccagttccattgacagccatacatgcccatgtCATGTcactaccaccaccatgcttcactgcttaggatcatgagcagaaTATAGGAtgtttttttagaactctaatttGGCCTtgctgtttttgaggctcaccaatggtttacatcttgtggtgaaccctctgtagtcgtctcttgattgttgactttgacacatATACGCCCAtgtcctggagagtgttcttgatctggccaactgttgtaaagggtgttttcttcaccagggaaagaattctttggtcgtcCACCACAGTGTTCTTCCAGGtattttggtgttgctgagctcactggtgcgttccttctttttaagaatgttccacaCAGTTGTTTTGGTcatgcctaatgtttttgctgtcTCTCTgagggtttttgttttgtttttttcagactAATGATGGCTTgtttgactgatagtgacagctctttggatctcatcttgagagttgacagtaacagattacaaatgcaaatagcacacttgaaatgaactctggaccttttatctgttcattgtaattgggataatgagggaataacacacatctggctatggaacagcttagaagccaactGTCCAATTAcctttggacccttaacaagtgggaggcagatatgcaaactgttgtaattcctacagcgttcacctgatttggatgtaaataccctcaaattaaagtctgcagttaaagcacatcttgtttgtttcatttaaaatccGTTATGTTGGTGTAtggagccaaaaatgttagaattgtgtcgatgtccaaatatttatggacctaactgtagatgcattagttgcagaaatTTAAAGCAGTTTACcgctttaaatgctttttatcgGATAATACGTAATTCAGTGCAactacgcatgactttacggagtgattacgacctactaactatgGTTTGCCTTTAGAACGTGGTTCAATCATAGTGAGAACaaatttatttacaaactagctagtagttactaagcctctagtgtagACTTCAttttccagtttaagaaagaacttacgaacagctggtgcaaccctaccccaGTGCAGTGAGGTGCCTGGGAAGCAATTCCCTGCTTTGGGGGAAACATATttgattacactttattttgatggtccgtttgttgattttaagttacattgcatctacatgccaactaattctcattagattataagtagactgttagattggggttagggatgaggttagggttagtgtaagttgacaagcACTTGCCAATTTTCTTATactcagttaaatgtctgttgaaggagcagtagacaatctactgcagtgtttcccaaccctgttcctggaggcacaccaacagtacatattttggatgtctccctttcctgacccattaacttctggtgttggagtctcttctgatgttatgataagatgattcaggtgtgtttgattagggagaggttgaaaatgtgtactgttggtgtgccttcaggaacagggttgggaaacactggtctactgatactcaaatggaccatcaaaataaagtgttaacacaTATGTACCCtgtctggaactactttagctgtacATCTCCTTGACAATATTGGCAAACCACTAATTTAACTACTGTTGGCATTGTCCCaggaaacaacaacaacttgTTTGTGTAAGATAGAAACTGAGGAATGCTCAAAAGATCTGCAGAAGGTAGATAACTGACAACTGATCAATCATTACAAACAGacaatacattacaatacataatttttttacagtttgattCTTCTGAATGTTTGTGAAGATTATATTTTCTATACTTAACAggaagtagaagaaaaaaaacacacattcaggATTAATTTAGATTCCAACACATATTCTGTCCCGTGTAATCCATCCGTGACTGTGATTGAGGCTCTTCGAACAAACCAAACCTTCATGGATGAAAAAGCCAAATTTAAAAACCAGCAGAAACAAATAATCATCCAGAGATCCAACGGAGAATTCCCTAGAGCTGCTGTGAAGACTGATTTCCCCTGCTGTCTTGTAGAAAGAGACGAGATCTTAGATATAACTTTCATGAAAGAAGAAACAACTTATATGGAAAGACAttctaaatataatacaaatcaAAAACCTGAAACTTTAGTCACCTTTTGGGTTAAAAAAGAAGGAGGAACAAACGTGAAAAGGTTGCTGAAGAGCAGTGCTCTGAAAAAGATTGTTCCCTATGTTTGTGTGTGGGCATTCAAAGGAGAGAAAGTCAAAAATGCTCTTAAACGTGATGGACGATTCAACAATGTCATCTACAGGAAGAACTGTGGACTTTCTGAGTTTGGTAGCGAGACGAGGTATGAATTGTCAATTCCTGTTGATGATCTCGACAGAAAGGCTTTCCAGGTTGTTGTTATTAGTAACAAGTATCAAACAGACAGTCAAGAGTCGGTCAACACTGAACACCAGTCAATCACTTCAGAAGCTGATACGGCAGAAAAGGCTGACAAAATTCTGAATCCTATCAATACAGAGCCAGAACAAAAACAAACCGAAAACACAAAAAAGTCAAGAGCTTCTTCACTGTCTGTTCCTAAACGGTTCGCCACTAAACGCATTGATAATTCTACAGACACTCTGGATTTTCTGCGTAATCAGTTTCAAGATTTACTGAAGACATTAAAGCAGAGAGAGAACCTGAAGAACAGCTCTGATGTCCAGAAGTTCTTCAGAGCAGAATTTGGTAAAAGTGTTGAGAATTTCTCTGAGGTGAGGAAGGTAAAGCAGCTCATGAAATTTTCAGACTCTGTGTGTCAGATTAGAAAGGAAGGGTCTGCCTTAGGAACTGGCTTCTTACTCTTTGACGGATTCATCCTCACCAATGCTCATGTTATTGGGATATACGCTGACCTTACCAAAGTAAACTTTGCAGAGTTCACAGCTGTATTTGATTATGAAGCCCTGAATTCAAAGATCAAGTGCATCCCAGTTAAAAAGCTCACATCTTTCTTTTATGGAAAGGATGAGAGTGGCTGCCATCTTGACTATGCTCTACTTGAACTTGATGACACTCCTAAAATTGAGATGATTCCATTGATTGATTGTTACAGTGCAAACCGTCCTTTTAATAGTCAGATCTGCTTTAAAAGTCAGATTTGCATTGTGGGACATCCAGGTGAAGGGGTCAAGAAAATGGACCCGTGCTTCATCATTGAAAAAGAGCATCTACAAGATGCTGCAAATAAACACATAGCTGAGAATGCTGATTACATTCATGTGATGACACAAAGTGCTTTGGAAGACAACTGGAAAATTCACGAGAACCAGACCACTTATGAATCTTGCTTTTTTCATGGATCTTCTGGCTCTCCGGTTTTTGATGCAGACTGCAAACTGATTGGTGTGCACACTGGTGGATATGTCTATCCAAAACCAGGAAACAAATTTGGAAGCATGATAGAATACAGCTTTTCAATGCAGCCCATCCTGGTCAACATCAGAGCACAGGctaaaataaaaggtttacatGAGATTGTCAATAAATTAGCACTCTACAGAGTGAAAGAAATTATGCCTGAGACTCCAGAACATGATAATCAAAGCGTCTGTGAAATGGAATATTCTGATGAAGAATCCAAGTGGTCATAAGAGACAGAAGACTCTGACTATTGACTAAAGCATCCAAGGACTTTAGTTGGGTTCAATTGGGACACAGACTGAGCCATGATGGTATGCCAACTGGTCTGACTTAAGTCAAGCAAGCAGAACAATCAACATGATTGTTATTAGGCAGAGAAAGAATATACAGGTAGTTAattctttattacatttttcattattttttcaatatcaCTATTGTGTATTGCAGTGTATTTTGTGCACGCTTGTGTATCCATATATATTcctaaacataaacatttatCATAAATCATTCTCTCATTTtcatattcagttttttattttattttacgtttGTGTTGATGTTTCATGTTGATTTTACATAGATTTATTATTCAGCGTTGTCCTTAGTAAAGGATCATATTAAAGCTTCTACACAAATACAGTATATTGATTGATTTGACAGAACTGCTGTAATACGAGACAAGAATACACAGCTACAAATCAGATGTCTCCacaacagaaaacacatttaGAAAATCTCAACAATAGTAAATCTCTGCAAATCACTGTTCTGTGTGTTTTCATGATGAATTTCGATGTAAATTATGTAAAACAAGACTATTCATATACCAAATATACATTTAATGTCGTCTCACACTTATTATTCTACTAGCGTGTACCTTCTATTATTCAGGTGTTGGTGTGTGTTCTGTTGTTTTATGTGTTCATCATGTTGAGAAACTTCTCGAATCTTCAGTTTGTCTGGTCTGGAAAATTTTGTGAATGTCCTGGACAGAATAAATGTGAATATGATTTAAAAGAACAGTTTATGACCATGGTGTAAAACTGTAAGACAgtaactttcatttttatttcacctATCAATTACAATAAAAACCCATCAAAAGATTGgcgagtgattttttttttcctgtatatacagtatgtattgcCCTTTGAAACATAAGTTtgcataaaagaaaagaaaaacttgctcaatgttttaaatggatgtttttcaaatgcaaaatttcaattaattaaattttgtGACTATAAACTTTTAAGTGAGGTCAATCAATCACTAAAAGAAATGTTTGTTATACTGTTTATTAATTTGAACATTATTTGGTGTGGATCTCTGTTGTATAAAGTGAAATCACATGTGTTTTACTCACATGAAGCAGATACTGTGAGGATCCTTCCATCAGGTCCTGCAGAAAGGGATGCTGGGATAGTGTAAAGAAAGGAATCTTCTCTTCAACACTGAAACCCAACTCCTTAAACACCTTCAGCAGCTCCTGAACacaccacaacaaatcaaataCTACATGAAAATCCATCACAATACAATCACACAACTATACAGAAACCCTGGCAGCCTAAAGTACAATTCATTAAAcctacaaatgttttttttcccaatgAACATCTACTGAATGCACACTGAACATTTCACAAAATAGATCATCGTGCATTTACCAGAACTTAGAGACTTAAGTGCCCATTGTTGGTTATAGTTATTAACTGTTAACTATGTTtctaatttgtttatatattgaattaaaattaaatgtgagTGAAGTCAGTTTTTGGGGATTTGTCTGtttcagattttcatttcattttatctgTTTCATATTATCCATCTGTTAAAGGACTCTGGTGCAAACAGACATAAACATTTACCTTCTTGCTCAAGCACAGTGCTATCCAATACTAATTACATCATGTAAAAAATTTGTGGAAATCAACTTGCAGACCCCTTCCCAATCACCATAAGCATGCAAATATAATCCACATGACAAATGCGATGTTAGCTTTATAAGAACTTGTCAGACGGTCAGTACTGCATGTTATGCTGTCAGTGTTCATTAACAACacaattgtaattaaaatattctGCATGCGAGTTATTTTCacaaatttcacacacacaaaaagttccTACTTGGTTTAGCCAAGTTTTAGCTGTGTTcgtgaacatacagttgaagtcagaattattagcccccctgtttatttttttccctattttctgtttaacagagagattttttttccaacacatttctacacataatagtttaataactcatttctaataactgatttattttatctttgtcatgatgacagtacataatatttgactctatatttttcaagacacttctatacagcttaaagtgacattttaaggcttaactaggttaattaggttaattaggcaggttagggtaatcaggcaagttattgtataatgatggtttgttctatagactattgaaaataaaatcagcttaaagaggctaataatattgaccttaaaatgttttttttatattaaaaactgtttttattctagccgaaataaaacaagtaagactttctccagaagaaaaaacattatcagaaaaaaatgtccttgctctgttaaacatcatttgggaaatatttaaaaaagaaaaaaaattcaaaggggggctaataattctgacttcaactgtatgtatgcttTGTAATTTCAGCCCCAGTGAACAACAGAAAAATCTTTATCCACTAAGTAAATGACTCTCTTTCTAGAAATTAAAGAAGAACCTTGTTACAGAAGTATGCAAGCATgctttattgacattttcataTCTTCCTCCATGCTCTTCATCACTGACTCTAATGTTTGATTCCACCTTCACTAACTGCAAGTGAATCAATAAAGAACTATGCATAGTGCTTTTATTCTCTAAAATATACTACTACAAACTCCaaaataatatactaataatttttttttaaagtcattgcTTTgatttagagcagtggttctcaaactgtggtacatgTACCATACGCAGGCTTTCTTCTAGTGGTACGCGGAGGAATTGCTGAATAATTGAAGtaaaaaaatgaacacttttaaccctttgacgcATATGA
This Danio aesculapii chromosome 5, fDanAes4.1, whole genome shotgun sequence DNA region includes the following protein-coding sequences:
- the LOC130228848 gene encoding serine protease FAM111A, giving the protein MSEELNNTQKQETTTTCLCKIETEECSKDLQKEVEEKKHTFRINLDSNTYSVPCNPSVTVIEALRTNQTFMDEKAKFKNQQKQIIIQRSNGEFPRAAVKTDFPCCLVERDEILDITFMKEETTYMERHSKYNTNQKPETLVTFWVKKEGGTNVKRLLKSSALKKIVPYVCVWAFKGEKVKNALKRDGRFNNVIYRKNCGLSEFGSETRYELSIPVDDLDRKAFQVVVISNKYQTDSQESVNTEHQSITSEADTAEKADKILNPINTEPEQKQTENTKKSRASSLSVPKRFATKRIDNSTDTLDFLRNQFQDLLKTLKQRENLKNSSDVQKFFRAEFGKSVENFSEVRKVKQLMKFSDSVCQIRKEGSALGTGFLLFDGFILTNAHVIGIYADLTKVNFAEFTAVFDYEALNSKIKCIPVKKLTSFFYGKDESGCHLDYALLELDDTPKIEMIPLIDCYSANRPFNSQICFKSQICIVGHPGEGVKKMDPCFIIEKEHLQDAANKHIAENADYIHVMTQSALEDNWKIHENQTTYESCFFHGSSGSPVFDADCKLIGVHTGGYVYPKPGNKFGSMIEYSFSMQPILVNIRAQAKIKGLHEIVNKLALYRVKEIMPETPEHDNQSVCEMEYSDEESKWS